The following proteins come from a genomic window of Populus alba chromosome 12, ASM523922v2, whole genome shotgun sequence:
- the LOC118030204 gene encoding G patch domain-containing protein TGH isoform X2, translated as MLNFLDEDEKEELEGRSLGTASQFDTFGFTAAEIARKQAEKEQQQRPSAVPGPAPDEIVLPATESIGVKLLLKMGWRHGHSIKDSHANSLYKARREARKAFLAFSSDDAKSQPEDSEPGDEDHKSILDHQPVDDGFPSSQSTPVYIINPKEDTHGLGYDPYKHAPEFREKKRTRVSGKRGSGNKQALSIKDSLFGLKSGRAAPGFGIGALEDYDAEDEDVYASAYDIEDTYIQEDEEPLRSNTENNPKLVWKEQGVLPGFKVASNSDYQLERFDPPVIPKDFLPHHKFPSPLEFDKKPATPSPPPPEVPPPKDDNLKVLIEGVATLVARCGKLFEDLSREKNQSNPLFSFLIGGNGHDYYSRKLWEEQQKHNGQKKIALDGKLSSSVDKMTVESRGKILGEMPLERSSRDLSSSIASVNVNLPFNLSDTFTKPESFSEFPEVAKPFQDDPGKQERFEQFLKEKYQGGIRSTASAGASNMSEAARARERLDFEAAVEAIEKGKLNKENKLYSQQIVGFPASGGMQFTSGGLQQGKDTQDEDLATKKIYPRREEFQWRPSSILCKRFDLIDPFMGKPPPPPRMRSKMDSLIVTSDLKAMKMEEAFSADRNQPLALQFSPQEVSKDVVDRETVQVENVERPVDLYKAIFSDDSDDEIEASNFNTKEDPEKKIEVAHSTLNRLMAGDFLESLGKELGLEVPPNPPYSTNIARSSHQKESAIANAGNDNIQSVEEKSFSIPIAHGVFQEERMANDEKTAKKGEFRKDEQPRPSEDKSDKVYSGKIAQEDKKKAKLPRSLHRKRSSTSSEDESSRKRSRRHRYSSSDSYSDSSNDRRDRHRSRSKGRKKRSSREKKSSKKYSKQHKHGSRDSQ; from the exons ATGCTCAACTTCTTAGACGAAGATGAGAAAGAG GAATTGGAAGGTCGATCTTTGGGGACGGCGTCCCAGTTTGATACGTTTGGGTTTACAGCTGCTGAAATTGCTCGCAAACAAGCCGAGAAGGAACAGCAGCAGAG GCCTTCTGCTGTTCCTGGACCTGCTCCTGATGAAATAGTTCTTCCAGCCACTGAGTCTATTG GTGTAAAATTGCTTCTGAAGATGGGATGGAGACATGGTCACTCAATCAAGGATTCACACGCAAATTCACTTTACA AGGCTCGTAGAGAAGCAAGAAAAGCTTTCCTAGCATTTTCGTCTGATGATGCAAAATCACAGCCTGAAGACTCTGAGCCTGGTGATGAAGACCACAAAAGCATTTTAGATCACCAGCCTGTTGATGATGGTTTCCCCTCTTCTCAAAGCACACCT GTGTATATAATAAACCCAAAGGAGGACACACATGGTTTAGGGTATGATCCTTACAAGCATGCTCCTGAGTTCAGAG aaaagaaaagaacacgTGTATCTGGAAAAAGAGGGTCTGGGAATAAACAAGCTTTATCTATCAAAGATAGTCTTTTTGGCTTGAAGT CAGGAAGGGCTGCGCCTGGTTTTGGCATTGGAGCACTTGAAGATTATGACGCCGAAGATGAAGATGTATATGCCTCTG CTTATGACATTGAAGATACATATATCCAAGAAGATGAAGAGCCCTTGAGATCCAACActgaaaataatccaaaattggTTTGGAAAGAGCAGGGTGTTCTACCTGGCTTTAAAGTTGCATCGAATTCTGACTACCAGTTGGAGAG ATTTGATCCTCCAGTAATTCCAAAGGATTTTTTGCCGCACCATAAATTTCCCAGTCCTCTTGAGTTTGACAAGAAGCCTGCCACTCCCTCTCCCCCTCCCCCGGAGGTTCCTCCTCCCAAGGATGATAATTTGAAAGTCTTAATTGAGGGGGTTGCAACTTTAGTTGCTCGATGTGGTAAATTATTTGAAGATCTTTCTAGAGAGAAGaatcaatcaaatcctttatttAGTTTTCTTATTGGAGGAAATGGTCATGACTATTATTCAAGAAAGTTGTGGGAGGAGCAACAGAAACATAATGGTCAAAAGAAGATCGCTTTGGATGGGAAATTATCTTCAAGTGTGGACAAGATGACTGTAGAGAGCCGCGGCAAAATTTTAGGGGAAATGCCTTTGGAAAGAAGCTCAAGAGATTTAAGTTCATCCATTGCATCTGTAAATGTCAATCTCCCGTTCAATCTTTCAGATACATTTACAAAGCCTGAATCTTTT AGTGAGTTCCCAGAAGTAGCAAAACCATTCCAAGATGATCCTGGAAAGCAAGAAAGATTTGAGCAGTTTCTCAAGGAAAAATACCAAGGAGGGATTCGATCGACAGCTTCTGCTGGAGCTAGCAATATGTCAGAAGCAGCTCGTGCACGCGAGAGATTAGATTTTGAGGCTGCAGTTGAGGCAATAGAAAAAGGGAAACTCAACAAGGAAAACAAACTTTATAGTCAGCAGATCGTGGGGTTTCCTGCCAGTGGAGGGATGCAATTCACTTCTGGTGGACTACAG CAAGGTAAAGATACTCAGGATGAAGATTtagcaacaaagaaaatttaccCCAGAAGGGAAGAATTTCAATGGCGTCCTTCATCCATCCTGTGCAAGCGCTTTGATCTAATTGACCCTTTTATGGGGAAG CCGCCACCACCTCCACGGATGAGAAGCAAGATGGATTCTCTAATAGTTACATCAGATTTAAAAGCAATGAAAATGGAGGAAGCTTTTAGTGCAGATAGAAATCAACCTTTGGCTCTTCAATTTTCACCTCAAGAAGTAAGCAAAGATGTAGTTGATAGGGAAACTGTTCAAGTTGAAAATGTGGAGAGGCCGGTTGACCTCTATAAG GCTATTTTCTCTGATGATTCTGATGATGAGATTGAAGCCTCAAATTTCAACACAAAAGAGGATCCAGAAAAGAAGATTGAGGTGGCTCACTCAACATTAAATCGCTTGATGGCCGGTGACTTTCTAGAATCACTGGGGAAAGAACTGGGATTAGAGGTCCCTCCTAATCCACCTTACTCAACAAATATTGCCAGGTCTTCTCATCAAAAAGAATCTGCAATTGCCAATGCTGGTAACGATAATATCCAGTCAGTTGAAGAAAAATCGTTTTCCATTCCTATTGCCCACGGTGTGTTCCAAGAAGAAAGGATGGCTAATGATGAAAAGACTGCTAAAAAGGGTGAGTTCCGAAAGGATGAACAGCCTAGGCCATCTGAAGACAAATCTGACAAGGTTTATTCAGGAAAGATAGCCCAAGAAGATAAGAAGAAAGCTAAATTGCCTCGTAGTCTCCATAGAAAAAGGAGCAGTACATCATCAGAAGATGAAAGTAGTAGGAAACGGTCTAGGCGACATCGTTACAGTAGTAGTGATTCGTATAGTGATTCATCTAATGATCGTCGAGACCGACACCGTTCTAGgtcaaaaggaagaaagaaaaggtcCTCTCGGGAAAAGAAAAGCagcaaaaaatattctaaacaaCATAAGCATGGAAGCAGGGACTCCCAGTAG
- the LOC118030204 gene encoding G patch domain-containing protein TGH isoform X1: MDIDEDDFVFYGTPIEREEELNSRKKKAVAEASGHLRTLPSWKQEVRDEEGRRRFHGAFTGGFSAGYYNTAGSKEGWTPQSFTSSRKNRAEFKQQSMLNFLDEDEKEELEGRSLGTASQFDTFGFTAAEIARKQAEKEQQQRPSAVPGPAPDEIVLPATESIGVKLLLKMGWRHGHSIKDSHANSLYKARREARKAFLAFSSDDAKSQPEDSEPGDEDHKSILDHQPVDDGFPSSQSTPVYIINPKEDTHGLGYDPYKHAPEFREKKRTRVSGKRGSGNKQALSIKDSLFGLKSGRAAPGFGIGALEDYDAEDEDVYASAYDIEDTYIQEDEEPLRSNTENNPKLVWKEQGVLPGFKVASNSDYQLERFDPPVIPKDFLPHHKFPSPLEFDKKPATPSPPPPEVPPPKDDNLKVLIEGVATLVARCGKLFEDLSREKNQSNPLFSFLIGGNGHDYYSRKLWEEQQKHNGQKKIALDGKLSSSVDKMTVESRGKILGEMPLERSSRDLSSSIASVNVNLPFNLSDTFTKPESFSEFPEVAKPFQDDPGKQERFEQFLKEKYQGGIRSTASAGASNMSEAARARERLDFEAAVEAIEKGKLNKENKLYSQQIVGFPASGGMQFTSGGLQQGKDTQDEDLATKKIYPRREEFQWRPSSILCKRFDLIDPFMGKPPPPPRMRSKMDSLIVTSDLKAMKMEEAFSADRNQPLALQFSPQEVSKDVVDRETVQVENVERPVDLYKAIFSDDSDDEIEASNFNTKEDPEKKIEVAHSTLNRLMAGDFLESLGKELGLEVPPNPPYSTNIARSSHQKESAIANAGNDNIQSVEEKSFSIPIAHGVFQEERMANDEKTAKKGEFRKDEQPRPSEDKSDKVYSGKIAQEDKKKAKLPRSLHRKRSSTSSEDESSRKRSRRHRYSSSDSYSDSSNDRRDRHRSRSKGRKKRSSREKKSSKKYSKQHKHGSRDSQ; this comes from the exons ATGGATATAGACGAAGATGATTTCGTCTTCTACGGTACACCGATAGAGCGTGAGGAAGAGCTCAACAGTCGCAAGAAAAAAGCCGTCGCTGAAGCTTCCGGTCACCTCCGTACGCTTCCTTCTTGGAAGCAAGAG gttAGAGATGAAGAAGGAAGGAGAAGATTTCATGGAGCATTTACTGGTGGATTCTCAGCTGGTTATTACAATACAGCTGGTTCAAAAGAAG GATGGACTCCTCAGTCGTTCACGTCTTCTCGGAAAAATAGAGCTGAATTTAAACAGCAGAGCATGCTCAACTTCTTAGACGAAGATGAGAAAGAG GAATTGGAAGGTCGATCTTTGGGGACGGCGTCCCAGTTTGATACGTTTGGGTTTACAGCTGCTGAAATTGCTCGCAAACAAGCCGAGAAGGAACAGCAGCAGAG GCCTTCTGCTGTTCCTGGACCTGCTCCTGATGAAATAGTTCTTCCAGCCACTGAGTCTATTG GTGTAAAATTGCTTCTGAAGATGGGATGGAGACATGGTCACTCAATCAAGGATTCACACGCAAATTCACTTTACA AGGCTCGTAGAGAAGCAAGAAAAGCTTTCCTAGCATTTTCGTCTGATGATGCAAAATCACAGCCTGAAGACTCTGAGCCTGGTGATGAAGACCACAAAAGCATTTTAGATCACCAGCCTGTTGATGATGGTTTCCCCTCTTCTCAAAGCACACCT GTGTATATAATAAACCCAAAGGAGGACACACATGGTTTAGGGTATGATCCTTACAAGCATGCTCCTGAGTTCAGAG aaaagaaaagaacacgTGTATCTGGAAAAAGAGGGTCTGGGAATAAACAAGCTTTATCTATCAAAGATAGTCTTTTTGGCTTGAAGT CAGGAAGGGCTGCGCCTGGTTTTGGCATTGGAGCACTTGAAGATTATGACGCCGAAGATGAAGATGTATATGCCTCTG CTTATGACATTGAAGATACATATATCCAAGAAGATGAAGAGCCCTTGAGATCCAACActgaaaataatccaaaattggTTTGGAAAGAGCAGGGTGTTCTACCTGGCTTTAAAGTTGCATCGAATTCTGACTACCAGTTGGAGAG ATTTGATCCTCCAGTAATTCCAAAGGATTTTTTGCCGCACCATAAATTTCCCAGTCCTCTTGAGTTTGACAAGAAGCCTGCCACTCCCTCTCCCCCTCCCCCGGAGGTTCCTCCTCCCAAGGATGATAATTTGAAAGTCTTAATTGAGGGGGTTGCAACTTTAGTTGCTCGATGTGGTAAATTATTTGAAGATCTTTCTAGAGAGAAGaatcaatcaaatcctttatttAGTTTTCTTATTGGAGGAAATGGTCATGACTATTATTCAAGAAAGTTGTGGGAGGAGCAACAGAAACATAATGGTCAAAAGAAGATCGCTTTGGATGGGAAATTATCTTCAAGTGTGGACAAGATGACTGTAGAGAGCCGCGGCAAAATTTTAGGGGAAATGCCTTTGGAAAGAAGCTCAAGAGATTTAAGTTCATCCATTGCATCTGTAAATGTCAATCTCCCGTTCAATCTTTCAGATACATTTACAAAGCCTGAATCTTTT AGTGAGTTCCCAGAAGTAGCAAAACCATTCCAAGATGATCCTGGAAAGCAAGAAAGATTTGAGCAGTTTCTCAAGGAAAAATACCAAGGAGGGATTCGATCGACAGCTTCTGCTGGAGCTAGCAATATGTCAGAAGCAGCTCGTGCACGCGAGAGATTAGATTTTGAGGCTGCAGTTGAGGCAATAGAAAAAGGGAAACTCAACAAGGAAAACAAACTTTATAGTCAGCAGATCGTGGGGTTTCCTGCCAGTGGAGGGATGCAATTCACTTCTGGTGGACTACAG CAAGGTAAAGATACTCAGGATGAAGATTtagcaacaaagaaaatttaccCCAGAAGGGAAGAATTTCAATGGCGTCCTTCATCCATCCTGTGCAAGCGCTTTGATCTAATTGACCCTTTTATGGGGAAG CCGCCACCACCTCCACGGATGAGAAGCAAGATGGATTCTCTAATAGTTACATCAGATTTAAAAGCAATGAAAATGGAGGAAGCTTTTAGTGCAGATAGAAATCAACCTTTGGCTCTTCAATTTTCACCTCAAGAAGTAAGCAAAGATGTAGTTGATAGGGAAACTGTTCAAGTTGAAAATGTGGAGAGGCCGGTTGACCTCTATAAG GCTATTTTCTCTGATGATTCTGATGATGAGATTGAAGCCTCAAATTTCAACACAAAAGAGGATCCAGAAAAGAAGATTGAGGTGGCTCACTCAACATTAAATCGCTTGATGGCCGGTGACTTTCTAGAATCACTGGGGAAAGAACTGGGATTAGAGGTCCCTCCTAATCCACCTTACTCAACAAATATTGCCAGGTCTTCTCATCAAAAAGAATCTGCAATTGCCAATGCTGGTAACGATAATATCCAGTCAGTTGAAGAAAAATCGTTTTCCATTCCTATTGCCCACGGTGTGTTCCAAGAAGAAAGGATGGCTAATGATGAAAAGACTGCTAAAAAGGGTGAGTTCCGAAAGGATGAACAGCCTAGGCCATCTGAAGACAAATCTGACAAGGTTTATTCAGGAAAGATAGCCCAAGAAGATAAGAAGAAAGCTAAATTGCCTCGTAGTCTCCATAGAAAAAGGAGCAGTACATCATCAGAAGATGAAAGTAGTAGGAAACGGTCTAGGCGACATCGTTACAGTAGTAGTGATTCGTATAGTGATTCATCTAATGATCGTCGAGACCGACACCGTTCTAGgtcaaaaggaagaaagaaaaggtcCTCTCGGGAAAAGAAAAGCagcaaaaaatattctaaacaaCATAAGCATGGAAGCAGGGACTCCCAGTAG
- the LOC118030204 gene encoding G patch domain-containing protein TGH isoform X3, protein MGWRHGHSIKDSHANSLYKARREARKAFLAFSSDDAKSQPEDSEPGDEDHKSILDHQPVDDGFPSSQSTPVYIINPKEDTHGLGYDPYKHAPEFREKKRTRVSGKRGSGNKQALSIKDSLFGLKSGRAAPGFGIGALEDYDAEDEDVYASAYDIEDTYIQEDEEPLRSNTENNPKLVWKEQGVLPGFKVASNSDYQLERFDPPVIPKDFLPHHKFPSPLEFDKKPATPSPPPPEVPPPKDDNLKVLIEGVATLVARCGKLFEDLSREKNQSNPLFSFLIGGNGHDYYSRKLWEEQQKHNGQKKIALDGKLSSSVDKMTVESRGKILGEMPLERSSRDLSSSIASVNVNLPFNLSDTFTKPESFSEFPEVAKPFQDDPGKQERFEQFLKEKYQGGIRSTASAGASNMSEAARARERLDFEAAVEAIEKGKLNKENKLYSQQIVGFPASGGMQFTSGGLQQGKDTQDEDLATKKIYPRREEFQWRPSSILCKRFDLIDPFMGKPPPPPRMRSKMDSLIVTSDLKAMKMEEAFSADRNQPLALQFSPQEVSKDVVDRETVQVENVERPVDLYKAIFSDDSDDEIEASNFNTKEDPEKKIEVAHSTLNRLMAGDFLESLGKELGLEVPPNPPYSTNIARSSHQKESAIANAGNDNIQSVEEKSFSIPIAHGVFQEERMANDEKTAKKGEFRKDEQPRPSEDKSDKVYSGKIAQEDKKKAKLPRSLHRKRSSTSSEDESSRKRSRRHRYSSSDSYSDSSNDRRDRHRSRSKGRKKRSSREKKSSKKYSKQHKHGSRDSQ, encoded by the exons ATGGGATGGAGACATGGTCACTCAATCAAGGATTCACACGCAAATTCACTTTACA AGGCTCGTAGAGAAGCAAGAAAAGCTTTCCTAGCATTTTCGTCTGATGATGCAAAATCACAGCCTGAAGACTCTGAGCCTGGTGATGAAGACCACAAAAGCATTTTAGATCACCAGCCTGTTGATGATGGTTTCCCCTCTTCTCAAAGCACACCT GTGTATATAATAAACCCAAAGGAGGACACACATGGTTTAGGGTATGATCCTTACAAGCATGCTCCTGAGTTCAGAG aaaagaaaagaacacgTGTATCTGGAAAAAGAGGGTCTGGGAATAAACAAGCTTTATCTATCAAAGATAGTCTTTTTGGCTTGAAGT CAGGAAGGGCTGCGCCTGGTTTTGGCATTGGAGCACTTGAAGATTATGACGCCGAAGATGAAGATGTATATGCCTCTG CTTATGACATTGAAGATACATATATCCAAGAAGATGAAGAGCCCTTGAGATCCAACActgaaaataatccaaaattggTTTGGAAAGAGCAGGGTGTTCTACCTGGCTTTAAAGTTGCATCGAATTCTGACTACCAGTTGGAGAG ATTTGATCCTCCAGTAATTCCAAAGGATTTTTTGCCGCACCATAAATTTCCCAGTCCTCTTGAGTTTGACAAGAAGCCTGCCACTCCCTCTCCCCCTCCCCCGGAGGTTCCTCCTCCCAAGGATGATAATTTGAAAGTCTTAATTGAGGGGGTTGCAACTTTAGTTGCTCGATGTGGTAAATTATTTGAAGATCTTTCTAGAGAGAAGaatcaatcaaatcctttatttAGTTTTCTTATTGGAGGAAATGGTCATGACTATTATTCAAGAAAGTTGTGGGAGGAGCAACAGAAACATAATGGTCAAAAGAAGATCGCTTTGGATGGGAAATTATCTTCAAGTGTGGACAAGATGACTGTAGAGAGCCGCGGCAAAATTTTAGGGGAAATGCCTTTGGAAAGAAGCTCAAGAGATTTAAGTTCATCCATTGCATCTGTAAATGTCAATCTCCCGTTCAATCTTTCAGATACATTTACAAAGCCTGAATCTTTT AGTGAGTTCCCAGAAGTAGCAAAACCATTCCAAGATGATCCTGGAAAGCAAGAAAGATTTGAGCAGTTTCTCAAGGAAAAATACCAAGGAGGGATTCGATCGACAGCTTCTGCTGGAGCTAGCAATATGTCAGAAGCAGCTCGTGCACGCGAGAGATTAGATTTTGAGGCTGCAGTTGAGGCAATAGAAAAAGGGAAACTCAACAAGGAAAACAAACTTTATAGTCAGCAGATCGTGGGGTTTCCTGCCAGTGGAGGGATGCAATTCACTTCTGGTGGACTACAG CAAGGTAAAGATACTCAGGATGAAGATTtagcaacaaagaaaatttaccCCAGAAGGGAAGAATTTCAATGGCGTCCTTCATCCATCCTGTGCAAGCGCTTTGATCTAATTGACCCTTTTATGGGGAAG CCGCCACCACCTCCACGGATGAGAAGCAAGATGGATTCTCTAATAGTTACATCAGATTTAAAAGCAATGAAAATGGAGGAAGCTTTTAGTGCAGATAGAAATCAACCTTTGGCTCTTCAATTTTCACCTCAAGAAGTAAGCAAAGATGTAGTTGATAGGGAAACTGTTCAAGTTGAAAATGTGGAGAGGCCGGTTGACCTCTATAAG GCTATTTTCTCTGATGATTCTGATGATGAGATTGAAGCCTCAAATTTCAACACAAAAGAGGATCCAGAAAAGAAGATTGAGGTGGCTCACTCAACATTAAATCGCTTGATGGCCGGTGACTTTCTAGAATCACTGGGGAAAGAACTGGGATTAGAGGTCCCTCCTAATCCACCTTACTCAACAAATATTGCCAGGTCTTCTCATCAAAAAGAATCTGCAATTGCCAATGCTGGTAACGATAATATCCAGTCAGTTGAAGAAAAATCGTTTTCCATTCCTATTGCCCACGGTGTGTTCCAAGAAGAAAGGATGGCTAATGATGAAAAGACTGCTAAAAAGGGTGAGTTCCGAAAGGATGAACAGCCTAGGCCATCTGAAGACAAATCTGACAAGGTTTATTCAGGAAAGATAGCCCAAGAAGATAAGAAGAAAGCTAAATTGCCTCGTAGTCTCCATAGAAAAAGGAGCAGTACATCATCAGAAGATGAAAGTAGTAGGAAACGGTCTAGGCGACATCGTTACAGTAGTAGTGATTCGTATAGTGATTCATCTAATGATCGTCGAGACCGACACCGTTCTAGgtcaaaaggaagaaagaaaaggtcCTCTCGGGAAAAGAAAAGCagcaaaaaatattctaaacaaCATAAGCATGGAAGCAGGGACTCCCAGTAG
- the LOC118030206 gene encoding protein Dr1 homolog isoform X1, with the protein MEPMDIVGKSKEDASLPKATMTKIIKEMLPPDVRVARDAQDLLIECCVEFINLVSSESNEVCSREDKRTIAPEHVLKALQVLGFGEYIEDVYTAYEQHKLETMHDSLKGGGKWSTGAAMTEEEAAAAQQRMFDEARARMNGVVSAPKQPETDQSLES; encoded by the exons ATGGAACCGATGGATATAGTTGGAAAATCCAAGGAGGATGCTTCGCTTCCtaaag CAACCATGAcgaaaattattaaagagatgTTACCCCCAGATGTTCGTGTTGCCAGAGATGCTCAAGATCTTTTAATTGAGTGTTGTGTAG AATTTATAAACCTTGTATCATCAGAGTCCAATGAAGTATGCAGCAGAGAGGACAAGCGAACAATTGCACCTGAGCATGTACTCAAGGCTTTACAG GTTCTCGGGTTTGGAGAGTACATTGAAGATGTTTATACAGCATATGAGCAACACAAGCTGGAGACTATG caTGACTCTTTAAAAGGTGGTGGTAAATGGAGCACTGGAGCGGCGATGACTGAGGAAGAAGCGGCGGCGGCGCAGCAAAGGATGTTTGATGAGGCGCGTGCAAGAATGAATGGTGTGGTCAGTGCCCCCAAGCAACCAGAGACTGACCAAAGTTTAGAGAGCTAG
- the LOC118030206 gene encoding protein Dr1 homolog isoform X2: MLRFLKLWKFFPATMTKIIKEMLPPDVRVARDAQDLLIECCVEFINLVSSESNEVCSREDKRTIAPEHVLKALQVLGFGEYIEDVYTAYEQHKLETMHDSLKGGGKWSTGAAMTEEEAAAAQQRMFDEARARMNGVVSAPKQPETDQSLES, from the exons ATGCTTCGCTTCCtaaag TTATGGAAATTTTTTCCAGCAACCATGAcgaaaattattaaagagatgTTACCCCCAGATGTTCGTGTTGCCAGAGATGCTCAAGATCTTTTAATTGAGTGTTGTGTAG AATTTATAAACCTTGTATCATCAGAGTCCAATGAAGTATGCAGCAGAGAGGACAAGCGAACAATTGCACCTGAGCATGTACTCAAGGCTTTACAG GTTCTCGGGTTTGGAGAGTACATTGAAGATGTTTATACAGCATATGAGCAACACAAGCTGGAGACTATG caTGACTCTTTAAAAGGTGGTGGTAAATGGAGCACTGGAGCGGCGATGACTGAGGAAGAAGCGGCGGCGGCGCAGCAAAGGATGTTTGATGAGGCGCGTGCAAGAATGAATGGTGTGGTCAGTGCCCCCAAGCAACCAGAGACTGACCAAAGTTTAGAGAGCTAG
- the LOC118030205 gene encoding protein MIZU-KUSSEI 1 encodes MARTSEDSSSKRHFHWTKKVGNEDVEAPSIKSSSNPNEEDKNENVKSHVAMPTPKKRLPAVAVARLRSVLAALGKNRSSLPMGLGSRVVGTLFGYRRGHVHFAFQRDPNSPPTFLIELATPISGLVREMASGLVRIALECDKEKEDQKKAVKLLEEPMWRTYCNGKRCGFATRKECGHKEWKVLKAVEPISMGAGVLPAAEAGADGELMYMRAKFERIVGSRDSEAFYMMNPDSNGAPELSIYLLRV; translated from the coding sequence ATGGCTAGAACCTCTGAAGACTCCTCCTCCAAGAGACACTTCCACTGGACCAAAAAGGTTGGAAACGAGGATGTTGAAGCTCCAAGCATCAAGTCCTCCTCAAACCCCAACGAAGAAGACAAGAATGAAAATGTTAAGAGCCATGTCGCAATGCCAACCCCGAAGAAAAGACTACCAGCAGTAGCAGTTGCTAGGCTCCGGTCGGTTCTTGCAGCCCTTGGTAAGAACCGATCAAGCCTTCCAATGGGGCTTGGATCCCGAGTGGTTGGTACCCTTTTTGGATATCGCCGGGGTCATGTCCATTTCGCATTTCAAAGGGATCCCAATTCACCTCCTACTTTCCTCATTGAGCTGGCCACACCAATAAGTGGATTGGTTAGAGAGATGGCATCTGGGTTAGTCAGAATTGCATTGGAATGTGACAAAGAGAAGGAAGATCAAAAGAAAGCTGTGAAATTGCTGGAAGAGCCAATGTGGAGGACTTATTGCAATGGAAAGCGATGTGGTTTTGCCACGAGGAAGGAATGTGGGCATAAAGAGTGGAAGGTACTGAAAGCCGTAGAGCCAATCTCAATGGGTGCAGGTGTTTTGCCTGCAGCAGAGGCTGGAGCTGATGGTGAACTCATGTATATGAGAGCTAAGTTTGAAAGAATTGTGGGGTCTAGAGACTCTGAGGCTTTCTACATGATGAACCCTGATAGCAATGGAGCTCCTGAACTCAGCATCTACCTGCTTAGAGTCTAA